In a genomic window of Pontibacter liquoris:
- a CDS encoding DUF3037 domain-containing protein, producing MQEKHLFEYAVIRVVPRVEREEFLNVGVIMYCAAKGFLQTRFALNEARLRAFSADLDLEEVMERLHAFERICGGRATGGTIGQLPVASRFRWLTATRSTIVQTSPVHPGLCTDAPETLERLYAQLVL from the coding sequence ATGCAAGAAAAGCACTTATTTGAGTATGCCGTTATCCGGGTGGTACCCCGGGTAGAGCGCGAGGAATTTCTGAACGTGGGCGTGATCATGTACTGTGCCGCCAAAGGCTTTCTGCAAACCCGTTTTGCGCTGAACGAAGCCCGCCTGCGCGCTTTTTCTGCGGATCTGGACCTGGAGGAAGTAATGGAGCGGTTGCACGCCTTCGAGCGCATATGCGGGGGCCGCGCCACAGGCGGCACAATCGGGCAGTTGCCGGTCGCCTCGCGATTCCGCTGGCTCACGGCTACGCGCAGCACGATCGTACAAACATCGCCTGTACACCCGGGCCTCTGCACAGATGCCCCGGAAACGCTCGAGCGGCTATATGCCCAGCTAGTGTTGTAG
- the spt gene encoding serine palmitoyltransferase, with protein MSNLLRKKILTREKSAAHLAADRAQAQGAYPYFRSIKSAQDTEVIIEGKKVLMFGSNAYLGLTNHPKVKEAAIKAIEQYGTGCAGSRFLNGTLDIHLELEKRLAEHVGKAAALVFSTGFQVNLGVISSLTGRNDYIILDEYNHASIIDGSRLSFSRVIKYHHNDMQDLEQKLSRLPADAIKLIVVDGVFSMEGDIVKLPELVTLAERYGGSVMVDDAHALGVIGEMGAGTASHFGLTHQVDLIMGTFSKSLASLGGFIASDSDTILYLKHHARSLIFSASMSPASVASTLAALDIVQSEPERIARLWANTRYANTLLRAAGLDLGPTETPIIPIYVRDNDHTFLVTKVLQDNGIFVNPVVAPAVPANATLLRLSIMATHTFGQIEEAVTKIAEAFKYVGINTRDTSYEASTAC; from the coding sequence ATGAGTAATTTACTACGCAAGAAAATTCTCACCCGTGAGAAGAGTGCCGCTCATCTGGCGGCAGACAGAGCGCAGGCGCAGGGGGCATATCCTTATTTCCGGTCCATTAAGTCGGCACAGGACACTGAGGTAATCATTGAGGGGAAGAAGGTGTTGATGTTCGGGTCAAATGCTTATCTGGGACTTACCAATCATCCGAAAGTAAAAGAAGCCGCCATCAAGGCCATCGAGCAGTATGGCACCGGTTGCGCCGGCTCCCGGTTTCTGAACGGCACGCTGGACATCCACCTGGAACTGGAAAAAAGGCTGGCCGAGCACGTGGGCAAAGCGGCCGCCCTGGTATTCAGCACGGGTTTTCAGGTGAACCTGGGGGTTATCTCCAGTCTTACGGGCCGTAATGATTACATCATTCTGGACGAGTATAACCATGCCTCCATCATTGATGGCAGCCGGCTTTCCTTTTCCCGCGTGATCAAATACCACCACAACGACATGCAGGACCTGGAGCAGAAACTAAGCAGGCTGCCGGCCGATGCCATCAAGCTAATTGTGGTGGATGGTGTCTTTAGTATGGAAGGCGATATCGTGAAATTACCGGAGCTGGTAACACTGGCCGAACGCTACGGCGGCAGCGTGATGGTAGACGACGCCCATGCGCTGGGCGTGATCGGCGAAATGGGGGCCGGCACGGCCTCGCACTTCGGCCTGACCCACCAGGTAGACCTGATCATGGGCACCTTTAGCAAATCACTGGCCTCCTTGGGCGGCTTTATTGCCAGCGACAGCGATACTATCCTGTACCTCAAACATCACGCCCGCTCGCTGATCTTCAGCGCCAGCATGTCGCCGGCTTCGGTGGCCAGTACGCTGGCCGCGCTGGACATTGTGCAGTCGGAGCCGGAGCGCATTGCGCGCCTGTGGGCCAATACCCGGTATGCCAACACCTTGCTGCGGGCAGCCGGGCTGGACCTGGGCCCCACCGAAACCCCGATCATACCAATCTACGTGCGGGATAACGATCATACCTTTCTGGTAACGAAGGTGCTGCAGGACAACGGTATTTTTGTGAACCCGGTCGTTGCGCCTGCTGTGCCGGCTAACGCCACCCTGCTGCGGCTTTCGATCATGGCCACGCATACCTTCGGCCAGATCGAGGAAGCGGTAACCAAAATTGCCGAAGCTTTTAAGTATGTGGGCATCAACACCAGGGATACCTCTTATGAAGCAAGTACTGCCTGTTAA
- a CDS encoding NAD-dependent epimerase/dehydratase family protein, whose amino-acid sequence MNERVLITGASGFIGFHLVAAAVQAGLEVYAAVRPTSEVAQLEAFPIKYAALDFTDSQALQKALEEKQYHYIIHAAGTTRARSEQEYTLINAGFTKNLAMAAAAAAMPLRKFVFISSLAALGPIAYQDTSPIHEQSAPQPVTAYGRSKLLAEQLLAEVEGLPMVVLRPTAVYGPRERDIFILLKILSSGLDPYISRQPQRLSFVHATDLARAVMLALQAEALPASYNISDGQSYDRYALADMTRQVLGKKAFRFYLPLGLVKVVAGVLEAAYAGQDKAPALNREKLRELTAENWYCSIDRIRKELGFVPKYDLATGLAQTLQWYKENKWL is encoded by the coding sequence ATGAACGAACGGGTACTAATAACGGGTGCAAGCGGCTTTATAGGCTTTCACCTGGTAGCGGCAGCTGTACAGGCCGGCCTGGAAGTATACGCTGCTGTGCGCCCCACCTCCGAGGTGGCGCAGCTGGAGGCATTCCCCATCAAGTATGCGGCGCTGGATTTTACCGACAGCCAAGCGCTGCAAAAAGCGCTGGAGGAAAAGCAGTACCATTATATCATCCATGCGGCAGGGACCACCAGGGCCCGCTCAGAACAGGAATATACCCTAATAAACGCCGGCTTCACAAAGAACCTGGCTATGGCAGCCGCTGCTGCAGCTATGCCGCTCCGCAAGTTCGTTTTTATCAGCAGCCTGGCTGCGCTCGGTCCCATCGCCTACCAGGATACGAGCCCCATTCACGAACAAAGCGCCCCGCAGCCTGTTACAGCCTATGGCCGAAGCAAGTTGCTGGCCGAGCAGCTCCTAGCGGAAGTAGAAGGATTGCCTATGGTGGTGTTGCGGCCCACGGCGGTCTATGGCCCCCGGGAGCGGGACATTTTTATACTATTGAAAATACTAAGCAGCGGCCTGGATCCGTATATAAGCCGGCAGCCGCAACGGTTAAGCTTTGTGCACGCAACCGACCTGGCAAGGGCCGTGATGCTGGCGCTACAGGCTGAAGCCCTGCCTGCGAGCTACAATATTTCCGACGGACAAAGCTACGACCGCTATGCGCTGGCTGATATGACCAGGCAGGTGCTGGGCAAAAAAGCTTTTCGGTTTTACCTGCCTCTGGGTCTAGTAAAAGTGGTGGCTGGCGTGCTGGAGGCAGCATATGCCGGCCAGGACAAAGCGCCGGCCCTGAACCGGGAAAAGCTTCGGGAACTGACGGCTGAGAACTGGTATTGCAGCATCGACCGGATCAGAAAAGAGTTGGGGTTTGTGCCGAAGTATGACCTGGCCACCGGGCTTGCGCAGACGTTACAGTGGTACAAGGAAAACAAGTGGTTATAG
- a CDS encoding cold-shock protein — MGRSQETFSKKEKEKKKLKKRQDKEQKKEERNATSSKGKGIDEMLAYVDENGNITSTPPDPTKKKKEIKQEDIQIGVSKQAEPDPADLIRKGTVTFFNTSKGYGFIKDHETQESIFVHQNALTSVIKENDKVTFEVEKGQKGLNAINVHLAS; from the coding sequence ATGGGTAGATCACAAGAAACATTTAGTAAAAAAGAAAAAGAAAAGAAAAAGCTGAAGAAAAGGCAGGACAAAGAACAGAAGAAGGAAGAGCGGAATGCCACTTCCAGCAAGGGCAAAGGAATTGATGAAATGCTGGCCTACGTGGATGAGAACGGTAACATAACCTCTACCCCTCCGGACCCGACCAAGAAGAAGAAAGAAATCAAGCAGGAGGATATCCAGATCGGCGTATCCAAGCAGGCAGAGCCGGACCCGGCAGACCTGATCCGGAAAGGCACGGTTACCTTCTTTAACACGTCGAAAGGCTACGGCTTTATCAAAGATCACGAAACCCAGGAAAGCATTTTTGTGCACCAGAATGCCCTGACAAGTGTGATCAAGGAAAACGACAAGGTAACGTTTGAGGTAGAGAAAGGCCAGAAAGGCCTGAATGCCATTAACGTACACCTGGCCAGCTAA
- a CDS encoding HAD family hydrolase gives MKLTKKEYPAGTTALQLLTARSQGPYQAFLYDCDGTLADNMQAHKETYVKVAASEGVAIDPAIIDEFAGLPIPAVVEEINKRDQCNFEPVTFVARKSALFYDEFILHTRPIPFVVDHLRLHAGKMRIGVVSGGARKMIQKTLQVLGIASLVEVLVCAEDTLNGKPHPAPFLLAAEKFGVAPEACLVFEDGAPGVKAAEAAGMRWIRVDHILQQLAVR, from the coding sequence ATGAAATTGACGAAAAAGGAATACCCGGCCGGCACGACCGCCCTGCAACTGCTAACTGCCCGCTCGCAGGGGCCGTACCAGGCTTTTCTGTACGATTGTGATGGGACGCTGGCAGATAATATGCAGGCCCACAAAGAAACCTATGTAAAGGTAGCAGCAAGCGAAGGTGTGGCGATCGATCCGGCCATTATTGATGAGTTTGCCGGGCTGCCCATTCCGGCAGTGGTGGAAGAGATCAACAAACGGGATCAATGCAATTTTGAACCGGTGACCTTTGTGGCCCGCAAATCTGCCTTGTTCTACGATGAGTTTATACTTCACACCAGGCCCATTCCGTTCGTTGTAGACCACCTGAGGCTGCATGCCGGAAAGATGCGCATTGGGGTGGTATCAGGCGGAGCCCGCAAGATGATTCAAAAAACACTGCAAGTGCTGGGAATTGCCAGTCTGGTGGAGGTGCTGGTTTGTGCCGAAGATACGCTGAACGGAAAGCCTCACCCGGCCCCGTTCCTGCTGGCGGCAGAAAAGTTTGGCGTAGCGCCCGAAGCCTGCCTTGTGTTTGAAGACGGCGCTCCCGGTGTGAAAGCGGCCGAAGCGGCAGGCATGAGATGGATCCGGGTAGATCATATCCTGCAGCAGCTAGCAGTCCGTTGA
- a CDS encoding phosphatase PAP2 family protein, with protein MAATTAAAGEKKGVSRTEILVLAALSLGYLVLSYFLLGFKTDQLVLVGLVNLLYYLSAVTRKFITGFSVFVVFWVLYDYMKAFPNYWFNPVHIQALYHAEKTLFGISSGQVILTPNEFWQLHYNVFLDVICGAFYLTWIPVPLAFAGFLFFRNRRQFVYFSLTFLLVNLLGFVVYYLYPAAPPWYVQQHGFEFIANTPGSTAGLARFDAFFGTSVFKSLYAKGSNVFAAMPSLHSAYPLLVFYYALRTRLGLVNILFGIITVGIWFAAVYTSHHYVLDVLAGILCAVCGILLFNWFVATNNLARKGVEKLVAAVS; from the coding sequence ATGGCGGCTACCACTGCAGCGGCAGGAGAGAAGAAGGGCGTGTCGCGAACGGAAATACTGGTTTTAGCAGCGTTGTCGCTTGGATACCTGGTGCTCTCATACTTCCTGTTGGGTTTCAAAACCGATCAGCTGGTGCTGGTGGGGCTCGTTAACCTGCTATACTATCTTTCTGCGGTTACACGCAAATTCATCACCGGGTTTTCTGTCTTTGTGGTGTTCTGGGTGCTTTATGACTACATGAAAGCCTTTCCCAATTACTGGTTTAACCCCGTTCACATACAAGCCTTGTACCACGCCGAGAAAACGCTCTTCGGCATCAGCAGCGGCCAGGTGATCCTGACGCCAAACGAGTTCTGGCAGCTACACTACAACGTGTTCCTGGATGTGATCTGCGGGGCGTTTTACCTGACCTGGATTCCGGTGCCGCTGGCCTTTGCCGGGTTTCTGTTCTTTAGGAACAGGCGGCAGTTTGTATACTTCTCCCTCACTTTCCTGCTGGTAAATCTGCTGGGCTTTGTGGTATACTACCTGTACCCGGCCGCCCCGCCCTGGTATGTGCAGCAGCATGGCTTTGAGTTTATCGCGAACACGCCCGGCAGCACGGCAGGGCTGGCGCGCTTCGATGCCTTTTTTGGTACAAGCGTTTTTAAATCGCTTTATGCCAAAGGGTCCAATGTTTTTGCTGCCATGCCCTCGCTACATTCGGCTTACCCGCTCCTTGTTTTTTACTATGCGCTGCGAACCCGCTTAGGCCTGGTGAACATCCTGTTCGGGATCATTACCGTCGGTATCTGGTTTGCGGCCGTTTATACTTCGCACCATTATGTGCTCGATGTGCTGGCCGGCATTTTATGCGCTGTCTGTGGCATCCTGCTATTTAACTGGTTTGTAGCCACCAACAACCTGGCGCGGAAAGGCGTTGAAAAGCTGGTGGCGGCCGTTTCATGA
- a CDS encoding CDP-alcohol phosphatidyltransferase family protein, giving the protein MDRTVLRDTLQQGIYKVINPVVRLLIRMGFTPNAVTTTGLFLNIGVAAIFIWGGESSNRGELQYVGWAGALVLFAGVFDMLDGQVARLGNMGSRFGAMYDSVLDRYSEMIMFMGICYYLIAHHYLLSSLFAFIALIGSMMVSYTRARAEGLGVECRGGLMQRPERIVLIGLSAIACGITDYFVGPDYKVYIPGIPFHIFETMSVFTLPITVMAVLTNITAINRLMDARKAMEQKEFITH; this is encoded by the coding sequence ATGGACAGAACAGTACTTCGTGACACGCTGCAGCAGGGCATCTACAAAGTGATCAACCCTGTTGTGAGGCTCCTGATCCGGATGGGATTTACGCCCAATGCGGTGACTACCACTGGCCTGTTCCTCAACATCGGGGTGGCGGCCATCTTTATCTGGGGTGGGGAGAGCAGCAACCGGGGCGAGCTGCAATATGTGGGCTGGGCCGGGGCCCTTGTGCTGTTTGCCGGCGTTTTCGACATGCTCGACGGGCAGGTGGCCCGGCTGGGTAACATGGGCTCCCGGTTCGGTGCTATGTATGATTCGGTGCTGGACCGTTACAGCGAAATGATCATGTTCATGGGCATCTGCTACTACCTGATCGCTCACCATTACCTGCTTAGCTCCCTGTTCGCTTTTATAGCTTTGATCGGGTCGATGATGGTGAGCTATACCCGCGCCCGGGCTGAGGGGCTGGGCGTGGAGTGCAGAGGCGGCCTGATGCAGCGGCCGGAACGCATTGTGCTGATCGGCTTGTCGGCCATTGCCTGCGGCATTACGGATTACTTTGTGGGACCCGACTATAAAGTATACATTCCCGGCATCCCATTCCATATATTCGAAACTATGTCAGTATTTACCTTGCCGATTACGGTCATGGCCGTGCTCACCAATATCACGGCCATTAACAGGCTGATGGATGCGCGAAAAGCCATGGAACAGAAAGAATTTATCACCCATTAA
- a CDS encoding DUF4833 domain-containing protein — MKSILLLAFILVQLVHVSAASPATGFVAAPDSLPVPKNIRHMKFYVQRDPNANTVIYQLNTTPQGKLNEKEPIHVFWIRYAEGGERRELNYVQRRFAYGLQTRKLAQDHYELKFVCYNKLPLYLRKANDGHHYVYTTINQKEAILDSIFVRIKGGTFWVPNVLYVELKGRDAATGKALTGRFKP, encoded by the coding sequence GTGAAAAGCATTTTACTCCTGGCATTTATACTTGTGCAGTTGGTCCACGTAAGTGCCGCTTCCCCGGCAACCGGCTTTGTTGCCGCACCCGATTCGCTGCCGGTGCCAAAGAACATCCGCCACATGAAATTTTATGTGCAGCGCGATCCTAATGCCAACACGGTCATTTATCAACTCAACACTACCCCGCAGGGAAAACTAAATGAGAAGGAGCCCATCCATGTGTTCTGGATCAGGTATGCCGAAGGCGGAGAGCGGCGGGAACTCAATTATGTGCAGCGCAGATTTGCCTATGGCCTGCAAACCAGGAAGCTGGCCCAGGACCATTATGAGCTCAAATTTGTGTGCTACAACAAGCTGCCACTCTACCTGCGCAAAGCCAATGATGGCCACCACTATGTTTACACCACCATCAACCAAAAAGAAGCTATTCTGGACAGCATTTTTGTCCGGATCAAGGGCGGCACGTTCTGGGTACCGAACGTTTTGTATGTGGAACTGAAGGGGAGGGATGCGGCAACCGGCAAGGCCCTCACCGGGCGCTTTAAACCGTAA
- a CDS encoding HipA family kinase encodes MNERQPQLRTVEVIRYVTPLREGGSLPAIVEADDEFMYVLKFRGAGQGIKALIAELLGGEIARLLGLRVPEIVFIELDEAFGRTEPDEEIQDLLRASEGLNLGLHYLSGAITFDALVTTVAPQLASQIVWLDCVLINVDRTPRNTNMLMWHKELWLIDHGAALYFHHSWQNWEEQAKRPFVQVKDHVLLPQASELEAVDAAFRAILTPERIQAIVGLIPEEWLSVESPFATAEEHRQAYARFLEIRLAHSEIFVKEAQDARKALI; translated from the coding sequence ATGAATGAGAGACAACCGCAGCTTCGGACCGTTGAGGTGATCCGCTATGTTACTCCTTTGCGGGAGGGCGGCTCTTTGCCGGCCATTGTGGAGGCTGATGATGAGTTTATGTATGTGCTCAAGTTCCGGGGAGCCGGACAGGGCATCAAAGCACTGATTGCGGAACTATTGGGCGGGGAGATTGCCCGCCTGCTGGGCTTGCGGGTGCCCGAGATCGTGTTCATTGAGCTGGATGAGGCCTTCGGGCGCACCGAACCGGACGAGGAAATACAGGACCTGCTGCGCGCCAGCGAAGGCCTGAACCTGGGATTGCATTACCTGTCGGGCGCCATCACTTTCGATGCGCTGGTCACAACCGTAGCGCCGCAGCTTGCTTCGCAGATCGTGTGGCTGGATTGCGTGCTGATCAACGTAGACCGCACACCCCGCAATACCAACATGCTGATGTGGCACAAGGAACTATGGCTCATCGACCATGGGGCTGCTTTATACTTTCATCACTCCTGGCAAAACTGGGAGGAGCAGGCCAAGCGGCCGTTTGTGCAGGTAAAAGACCATGTGCTGCTGCCCCAGGCTTCGGAGCTAGAGGCGGTGGATGCTGCGTTCCGCGCCATACTTACCCCCGAACGAATTCAAGCGATTGTCGGACTTATTCCAGAGGAATGGTTATCGGTAGAGTCGCCGTTTGCTACCGCCGAAGAACACCGCCAGGCCTATGCTCGGTTTTTAGAGATCCGCTTAGCCCATTCAGAAATTTTTGTCAAAGAAGCGCAGGATGCAAGAAAAGCACTTATTTGA
- a CDS encoding GtrA family protein, translating into MFTFLKAQAASLLASFVDFLVTILAVEYFGFWYLAGTVIGTISGGVTHFSLGRTWVFNASGRTMPTQAFKYLMVWNGSLLLNATGVFAVTHYSGVNYMYSKAFTSLFVGFFYNYIIHKRYVFR; encoded by the coding sequence ATGTTCACCTTCCTTAAAGCGCAGGCCGCTTCTTTGCTTGCCTCGTTTGTAGACTTTTTAGTCACGATCTTGGCGGTGGAATACTTCGGGTTCTGGTACCTGGCCGGCACGGTGATCGGCACGATCTCAGGAGGCGTAACGCACTTTTCGCTGGGCCGGACCTGGGTTTTCAACGCTTCAGGAAGAACCATGCCTACCCAGGCCTTTAAATACCTAATGGTGTGGAACGGCAGCCTGCTGCTGAATGCAACGGGTGTATTTGCTGTCACGCATTATAGCGGCGTGAATTATATGTACTCCAAAGCCTTTACGTCCTTGTTTGTCGGTTTCTTTTACAACTACATCATCCACAAGCGCTATGTATTCCGGTAA
- a CDS encoding phosphatidylglycerophosphatase A family protein has product MINVYKLVSTSLGIGYLGKGGGTAAAAATSLCLYALAQAGGEQVVRGLPTATLLLTALGVWAAGKVEPLWGKDDKKVVIDEVAGMCISLLFIPVTGATLLAGLVLFRFFDIVKPLYIRRLEKLRGGWGVMLDDVAAGIYANIILQLFLMLEDTLDVHLP; this is encoded by the coding sequence ATGATAAACGTATATAAACTTGTTTCTACCAGCCTCGGCATTGGCTACCTGGGCAAGGGCGGCGGTACGGCAGCAGCAGCAGCGACCAGCCTGTGCCTGTATGCCCTCGCGCAGGCAGGCGGAGAGCAGGTGGTGCGCGGGCTGCCCACAGCAACGCTGCTGCTGACAGCCCTGGGAGTATGGGCAGCAGGCAAAGTTGAGCCGCTCTGGGGCAAGGACGACAAAAAAGTGGTGATTGATGAGGTGGCCGGTATGTGCATCAGCCTGTTGTTTATACCTGTTACCGGCGCCACTCTGCTGGCGGGCCTGGTGCTGTTTCGCTTCTTTGATATTGTAAAGCCCTTATACATCAGGCGACTGGAGAAATTGCGGGGCGGCTGGGGCGTGATGCTGGACGACGTAGCCGCGGGCATTTATGCCAATATCATTTTACAACTGTTTTTAATGCTGGAGGATACCTTAGATGTTCACCTTCCTTAA
- a CDS encoding TetR/AcrR family transcriptional regulator, protein MSKRQDILDAALRLFTENGVRATSTKSIAQEAESSEGLIFKHFVTKDNLLEEIIKKGYQAAAKTTSPYLIGQTPQEYVANMIELPIILTRSNPDFWQMQYKIMPLNPISSRYHENFMRPCFERLTECFESLDYPEPDLEAELLLIHIDGVWKYFAANQLDLEKENALVATMKKKYNL, encoded by the coding sequence ATGAGCAAGAGACAAGACATACTTGATGCTGCCTTACGGCTGTTCACTGAAAATGGCGTTCGTGCAACTTCAACAAAATCCATCGCACAGGAGGCCGAATCGTCTGAAGGTTTGATCTTCAAACACTTCGTGACGAAAGATAACCTGCTGGAAGAGATCATCAAAAAAGGCTACCAGGCCGCTGCCAAAACTACCAGCCCTTACCTGATCGGGCAAACCCCGCAGGAATACGTGGCCAACATGATTGAGCTGCCCATTATACTTACCCGCTCTAACCCGGATTTCTGGCAGATGCAGTATAAGATCATGCCGCTCAACCCGATCTCTTCGCGCTACCACGAAAACTTTATGCGCCCCTGCTTCGAACGCTTAACCGAATGTTTTGAAAGCCTGGATTACCCGGAGCCTGATCTGGAAGCCGAACTGCTGTTAATTCATATCGACGGCGTGTGGAAGTACTTTGCGGCCAACCAGCTGGATCTGGAAAAAGAAAACGCACTGGTTGCTACCATGAAAAAGAAGTATAACCTCTAG
- a CDS encoding cold-shock protein, whose protein sequence is MNNGTVKFFNDLKGFGFIKETNSDQEYFVHVSGLVDEIRENDDVTFDLQEGRKGLNAVNVKRA, encoded by the coding sequence ATGAATAACGGAACAGTAAAATTCTTTAATGACCTGAAAGGGTTTGGGTTCATCAAAGAAACAAATTCAGATCAGGAGTACTTCGTACACGTTTCTGGCCTGGTAGATGAGATCAGAGAAAATGATGACGTAACTTTTGATCTGCAGGAAGGCAGAAAAGGACTAAACGCGGTGAACGTAAAGCGTGCTTAG
- a CDS encoding sterol desaturase family protein, with protein sequence MKKQYVSTSQESVRMFRYGWMEALSKVHFTVPLYIYMPVIFFLIWRALFVAQLSLPAFLGYVVAGLLFWTLTEYVLHRFVFHFEPKAAWGQRLHFIFHGVHHDYPNDAKRLVMPPSASIPMAAALYLLFSLVLSGGPLYTFFAAFLTGYLCYDMAHYALHHANFKSAFWKNLKKHHMQHHYADATRGYGVSSALWDKIFNSDFNRQ encoded by the coding sequence ATGAAGAAGCAGTACGTTTCAACTTCGCAGGAGTCGGTCAGGATGTTCCGCTACGGCTGGATGGAGGCGCTGTCGAAGGTGCATTTTACGGTGCCGCTTTACATTTATATGCCGGTCATCTTTTTCCTGATATGGCGGGCGCTGTTTGTGGCGCAGCTTTCCTTGCCAGCTTTTTTGGGCTATGTTGTGGCCGGGCTGCTTTTCTGGACGCTTACCGAGTATGTGCTGCACCGCTTTGTATTTCATTTCGAGCCGAAAGCGGCCTGGGGCCAGCGGCTGCATTTTATCTTCCATGGTGTGCACCACGATTATCCCAACGATGCCAAACGGCTGGTGATGCCGCCTTCGGCCAGCATCCCCATGGCAGCGGCTTTATACCTGCTTTTCTCGCTGGTGCTTTCGGGAGGACCACTTTATACCTTCTTTGCAGCTTTCCTAACGGGCTACCTGTGCTACGACATGGCGCATTATGCCCTGCACCACGCAAACTTTAAAAGCGCGTTCTGGAAAAACCTGAAAAAGCACCACATGCAGCACCATTATGCCGATGCCACCCGGGGCTATGGCGTCAGTTCCGCGTTATGGGACAAAATTTTCAACTCTGATTTTAACAGGCAGTAA